In the genome of Brachypodium distachyon strain Bd21 chromosome 3, Brachypodium_distachyon_v3.0, whole genome shotgun sequence, the window TATCTCAAGGAGGCGACCGCGCGCTTCGGGACGACTTCGGGCTGTGAATTATCAAGTGGGTGATTCGATGAGTGATAATTTTTCTAATCAGGGTGACAGTACTAGTATTGACTGCATCGATCAAGCAACTAGACAGCATTAAATTTTCTCTTGCACTGTTGCACATCTCTTCACATCTTAGATTTATTGGCACTTCACTGGGCTATGCAGATCAAGACTTGATTATCGAGTGCGGAAGGATCTGAAGTTAATTACTAGCTGTTGCTTGGTTTCTCTCGAAGCCTAATTAGCTAGAGATTCCCATCTCCTGACATATATAAACGTATTACGCTAGCTTTTTATAACTCTTCCACGTGAAAGAACGTGCGTGCATGGCTTCTCTAGCTAACTCGCTCGATGTCATGGGGTCATGAGCTCATGATCGATCACACACTGGCGCAAGCATCAAGCTAGCTGTGGATCCCATGCATGGATCGATCTAGCTAGGCGCGCGATTCAAAtcacccggccggccggattATAGGATCCTTTGACATTGTACAAAGACTCTCCAAACGCTCGACGTCGTCTCTAAGTACTTAATTAAGTAAGGCTCATGTTGGTGATTATTAATAGATCCGTGATTttctttagaaaaaaaaacgagtaGACAGTACTGTGTAGTTTTTTAATGTAACTTATTAACaaatcttgtactccctccgtccaaaaaaggatgtcttaagtttgtcaaaatttgaatgcatctatacattaagtcatgtctagatacatccaaaatttgacaaacttgagacatcttttttgGACGTAGGAAGTAcataatattttcttcttaATAAGTTTGATTTGGTAAATGGATGGAGATATTCTTCGATTCTCCTAAAATCCTAAGGTAGTTCATTCGTTACATGCACTTAATTACACTAGTAATGCATACAATTGACCGTGTTTCAATTATTGGTGCATGAAGTTTGAGCAAGCGCCGCAGTAATGTAGTGCCGCGCGTTTCCCTTTTCACTGCTAGCTACTCGGCGAGTTGAGCGAGTTGAGCTAATTAATCTGTTGGTAAACGACGACGCAGAGTGTTGACTTGGGTATTAATTGCGCTTAGCTGTGTCACACCGTACCGTGTGGTGACCTAGGGTTTTACGCATTGCCAGGGGTCCAGAAGTTTGACCGTACAGACAGGAACGCACTGTATCAGTTATTAGTCTATCTTCGAATAGTTATGGCAACGCACACAACGAGAGATGTCGATCGATGAAAATTGCAGTGTCCAAGTTGCAGGTTAGGACTTGGTATTCGATTCTCCAGCTAGCTCATGTGTAGAAGAGCCCCAAATAGATCGATAGAAACGAGAATTAAGGTAACAGATCCTAGCTAGTTGCCATATTAGTTGACGGGATCCGATCTTTAATGGTCTAGAATCAACAATAATATAGTACTAACACAGCTCGATCTCTTCAGATCAGTTCATTTCGATCGCTTCTAGTTCTGACTTCTGGAATGCACATGTTCTCCATCTACAAAACATCATGTTCTTAAGTTAGATCTAAACGATTAAAAAGTCACTCAGTGGTTAAACACTTAAACTTGTGAAATGTTAACGTGatgttttgcaaaaatctACTACCGACGCAATAGAATTTGACGTAAACTATCCACACTACGCCAGAATGTGGCACTGGTGCATGAGCTTTAGTGGATGTCCGAGTGAGACAAAAAAATCACGGCCACTGGTGCTCCACCACTGGCGGTGGGAAGTCACAACTACTCGTGCTCtagcatcagtggcggtggagACAGTGACAAGAGAATCACCACGCGTCCATGGCCACTAGTGAACCCCCAATAGTAACTCCCAACATTGGCTTGCTTTTCAGCCCACAACTGATAGGGGTCACCAGTGGCTGGTTTTGTTAACCAAAACCCGCCACTGTTGATCCCCAAGAGACAGCTGAAACTtgcaaaaaatcataactaattcataaaaaatcgaAACGAGTTGATTTTTTTCTGAAGTCTTCATTTCTATTTATTAATGTGCTagaacaataatatcacatgGTGGTTCATACAAAAACTGATTTTCCTATTTTTCAATGCGAAAAATGAAGTATTTTGTGAAACAAGTACAATTTTTATGGTTTGAAATGGCACATATATAATTTTCATACAAACTAGAAAATATTTAATTGTCTGTGTCCAAAGGTCCACAGCCATATGGTCTAGTAAATCTCAGGGCAATCATGTGCCAATCGTGGAGTTGCTGAGGGCCCAAAGCCTGAAGAAGTGTTCAATGGCCCATATTGCAGCTGAACAACCCATGGCGGACACAGGACGTGCGTGAGACTGAAGCTttagttctaaaaaaaattgtatcgGGAAGAGAAGATGACGTGGCACCATGAGGGAGCCAGTAATCATTATCACTCATTTTAACTTTTTATGCCAAAATCACTACTattcatttcaaatttttgctGAAATTTACTCCGATATAGTGTGTTACTGACATTTTAAAAATCCGAAATTATAAGTTCTCTGAAATAAGTATTTTGTTGTAAAGAAAATCAACATATTACCTAGGGACAAAATTGTCTTTTTATCTCttacttaacggtcaactagcggtcaactaacggtagtggcatatttgtaacCTGTTTCAAATTTGGAACAAGGAAATTTTGAGTAGGATTTGGACATATgagcaaaatttgagtggcaaatatggaattctctcgGAGAGAAAAGAGCAGCTATCTAAATGCTTCTATCCAGTTCGGGTGCTGAATGACACAAGCGATGACGCATGCACAACTAGAGGGAGGAGCTAGGTCATGCCTATGAAGCAATTAACGGCGACAACACACAGTGTTTTTACGAGGGCAACAAGGAGGCTTGGTGGTCATTGGAGAGTGCCAGAAACCATCAATAAGAAGCTCGAGCGGAATGTTGTCGGCGTCAGATGAGAAGATCTAGCAGCGCGCGGCAAGGTCGTTGCGAACACAGAAAAGGTCGACAGCATGAGGAGTACTTACTGAGAGGATTGATTGATTACTACCCAAAGTAAGATTAGCCATTGGATTATGAACTCACTCTTTTGTACGTTATTGGTTTTAGGAGGTGGTACTCCCTAGAGACTTATTTTTTAGTACCAAATAAGATTAGTCGTTGGATCACTCTATTTTTATTCCAGGGTACCATAAAAGCACTTGCATGAACATAAACTTTAAGTACAACGTCCAGACTGTTGGATCGAAGCTTGAAACCGATCTATAGAAACACGATTTTAACGGAAGTTTCTGCAAACTCTAAAGCTCTATCTCTCGAtgaaaaaaactggaatttGGTACAGCTCAACGTGCTGCGTTTTCTCTTCTCATTACTTGCTATATATGAGGATACAAACCGCGCCCAACACGACTCCAATTAGAGTCCAACACGACGCAACCCTGTTGGAGAAAGCTTCGTCCAGGTTTAAACACACGCACACAATTGGGATTCTCCTTATACTCGGATTATCCTTTAACAGACGCAGGACTCTTCTAAACTTAATCTAAAACGGAATCAGAATCATGATTAAAGTCTAACACAGACAAGAAAGACAGAGAAAATGTAAGATAGAGGTACTGTATTCTTCAAATGCTTTATTTAACTCTTTATGCGAGATGACCATCTTATAAGAATCTCACTTGATTGCTCGACTACATATGAACTGCACTAGAATTTTTGAGCCCTTTATTACACTAAATGGAAAGGAAACTAAATTGATCTGGAATAGCAAAACGAATGAAGAGACTAATTAAGTGCTTGCGGGGCTCTGACTCTAGCTTGCTCCAAGTTCCAACCATGGGGTTTCAATGGAACCCACCGTTACCGGTACCGGAACCGCTGCCTCCACCGCTGCCAGACCCACCGTTCGAGCtgctaccgccgccgccgccggtgccgctaCCATTACCCGTGGCAGAGCCTGAACCGGTGCTGGTTTGTCCTCCTCCAGAGCCAGTGCCAGAGCCGACTCCAACACTTGGTGCATTAGCATCACCTGCAGCTGTACCACCACCCTCGCCGCTACCCGATCCACTGGCAGAGCCTGATCCAGTGGTGGAGTCACTGCCAGCCTGTCCAGCCCCAAAGCCAGAACCGCCACCAACGCTGGGAGCACCGGCTCCGCCggagccaccgccaccaccattACCACCACCGCCGGCAATGGAGGAGCTGGAACCATCGCCAGTGCTGGGAGCCGGTGCTGTTGCTATGCTACTCGAGCCAGAGCCTTGACCAAGGCCGCCTCCGGCACCAGTCCCGCTGGTCCCGTCGgaaccaccgccgccgccaccgcctgaACCGGTACCGGCACCATTGGCATACCCACTGCCGCTAGGGGCTGACGCCGAGCCACTCGAACCGCTACCGGTGCCGTAGCCGGTCCCGGAACCAGAACCGAACCCGCCCTGagacccgccgccgccaccgtttcctcctcctccaccagctccCTGGGCGTAGTTGTACTGGGTACCAGAACTTGTGAAGGTCTCACCATACCCTGAGGCGCCACCGGCCCCGGATCCTCCACCAAAGCCACTTCCACCGGTggcaccgccaccgcctccaccacccccgccgcctccgccgccggaggcgcTGGAGGAGCTAGCGAGCATCCTTGCTGCATCGGTGAGCCCGATGCTCAGGAGAGCAACGAAGCCAAGAGCTACAAGCTTAGTGCTAGTAGCCATTGTGAGTAACCttggtagctagctagagtgTGAGATGAGTTGGGTGCTTAGCAGAGAGGGTTGCCTGGGTATTTATAGGAGTACCAGATGGCATATGCATGGGCCGGGTTGAATATCTCAAGGCTTCGGGCTGTGAATTATCAAGTGGGTGATTCGATGATACATTTTCTAATCTTGGTGCCAGTACGGTTGACTGCATCGATCAAGCAGCGAGACAGCGCGCATTAAATTCCCGTGGAAATTACTCTCTTTGTTTAGTTCACGTATACTCTGTAACTTGGTACTGTACGTAATTAGTTAATTGATGCATATCAACAACCTGTGGTACGGTCAGAAGTTAGTGTTGCTTGGTTTCTCTCCAAAAGTCCATAATAATACAACTTGGTACGGGAAAAAAGGGACCCGATGTATATATAGTGTACACTAAGTACTCAACttgatgctgtcaaagaaaaaGGGAGTATACATACAGTACGGACTACTATccgtacttcctccgttcctaaatacttgtcgctgttttagttcagcgacaagtatttaggaatggagcgAGTACTGTTTTATTGCACCACCAGCACATCTTTGTAGAATTTGGCCGAACCGTAGAGTGCATTTTGTTATTTTCACATGAACTTGTTGGATTGTCGATGATGTGTGCTCCGCCAGTGCAGTTTCTGTTGGTTGATCTCGGCTTCGACCGAAACAGACGCACGGGAGGATAAGGCCCACGAACCAATGTTCTGAGCCTTATCCCGAACGGATCGTGCCCTGATCGGGGGTGACAACCGACTCGATGGTTCTGGCCCCCGTCACACAGCGCCTTATAAAAGGGGATTAGCCGGCCCTCTCTCGTTGACCTAAGTTCACGTGAGATTTCGTCTAATCCCAACAACTCTTGTTCACCCCACCGATATGGGAGGCTGCTGGAGTGCTCGGGAAGGCCACGAACTACGGCATCCTCTCCCGTCATCGGCCAGTGCCGATACAGGTCGGAGGGACGCCGCTACCTCACCCGTACGGCTCCTTCGTCTACTTCGGCTACTTCCACGACAATGGCGtcctcttcttccatcgcACGTATGAACCCCCTATTTCCTCTACTGTTAGt includes:
- the LOC100846626 gene encoding putative glycine-rich cell wall structural protein 1 — translated: MATSTKLVALGFVALLSIGLTDAARMLASSSSASGGGGGGGGGGGGGATGGSGFGGGSGAGGASGYGETFTSSGTQYNYAQGAGGGGGNGGGGGSQGGFGSGSGTGYGTGSGSSGSASAPSGSGYANGAGTGSGGGGGGGSDGTSGTGAGGGLGQGSGSSSIATAPAPSTGDGSSSSIAGGGGNGGGGGSGGAGAPSVGGGSGFGAGQAGSDSTTGSGSASGSGSGEGGGTAAGDANAPSVGVGSGTGSGGGQTSTGSGSATGNGSGTGGGGGSSSNGGSGSGGGSGSGTGNGGFH